The following coding sequences lie in one Arachis hypogaea cultivar Tifrunner chromosome 4, arahy.Tifrunner.gnm2.J5K5, whole genome shotgun sequence genomic window:
- the LOC140184061 gene encoding uncharacterized protein: MGDDLYKRGFSRPLLKCLGPSEAEAAIAEVHDGICGPHTGCRSLATKILRAGWPFYKWGMDILGPFSISPGKFIDEKIALFLTDLHIKHHFSSIEHPQSNELTEAANKIILQALKKKLTNAKGRWAELIPKIPWSYNTTRQSTTNETPFRLVYDTDSMIPMEIAQGSSQTEYFSEDANMDARLVKLDTISEERSLAEIQ; the protein is encoded by the exons ATGGGGGACGACCTGTACAAACGAGGTTTCTCTCGACCATTACTGAAGTGCCTCGGACCATCAGAAGCAGAAGCCGCCATAGCCGAGGTTCATGATGGCATCTGTGGCCCCCACACTGGATGTAGAAGCTTGGCCACGAAAATCCTACGGGCAGG CTGGCCTTTTTACAAATGGGGGATGGACATCCTAGGACCATTCTCAATATCACCAGGAAAG TTCATTGATGAGAAAATTGCATTATTTTTAACTGACCTTCACATTAAGCATCATTTTTCCTCTATTGAACACCCGCAAAGTAATGAGCTCACAGAGGCAGCTAATAAGATAATCTTACAGGCCTTAAAGAAAAAACTAACAAATGCTAAGGGACGTTGGGCTGAGCTAATACCAAAAATACCGTGGAGCTACAATACAACACGACAATCCACAACCAATGAAACCCCATTCCGATTAGTATACGACACGGACTCTATGATCCCAATGGAGATCGCTCAAGGTTCAAGTCAGACCGAGTACTTTAGCGAAGATGCCAATATGGATGCCAGATTAGTCAAACTTGATACTATAAGCGAGGAACGAAGCCTAGCCGAaatccaatag